The Candidatus Omnitrophota bacterium nucleotide sequence AAAGGCGATTTTAGATGGTAAGATTAACAAGGCAGAAGTAATTGTGATCCGTTATGAGGGGCCAAAGGGCGGGCCGGGAATGAGAGAAATGCTTAGTCCGACTTCAGCAGTAGCAGGGGTAGGCCTGGATAAGGATGTTGCCCTGCTTACTGACGGCAGGTTTTCCGGAGGCACCAGGGGAGCGGCTATCGGCCATATCTCTCCTGAGGCAGCTGAAAAAGGGCCGTTGGGAATTGTAGAAGAGGGCGATATAATCGAAATTGATATTCCTGATAAAAAGTTAAATATAAAATTAACTGATCAGCAAATAGAACAGCGTTTTAAAAAATGGAAAAGACCTCCGTTGAACATAACTAAAGGATATATGTACCGTTATTCAAAACAGGTAAAGTCAGCAAATACCGGCGCTGTTTTTGAATGATGTTTCAGGGAGAAGGAAATTGAAACTAAAAGGCAAGGCGTGGACATTTGGAGATAATGTCAATACCGATGATATTATTCCGGCCAGGTATTTAAACACTACTGATCCGGGTGAATTAATCAGATATTGCATGGAAGGCGTTGATAAAGATTTTGCCGCAAAGGTGAAAAAGGGAGATGTCATTGTGGCTGGTGAAAATTTTGGCTGCGGTTCATCGAGAGAACATGCGCCTCTGGCCATAAAAGGGTGCGGGATAGCCTGTGTTATTGCCGAATCATTTGCCAGGATATTTTACCGTAACTGTATAAATATAGGCTTGCCTATTTTGGAATGCCGGGGGGCAAAAAAGATAAATCAGGCAGACCAGATAGAAATTGATATTTCCGAAGGCCTGGTCAATGACCTGACTGCGGGACTGTCTTTTAATTCACAACCATTTGCGGAATTTATGAAAAACATAATTCAAGCTGGAGGACTAATGGAATGGATACGGAGGAAGCCTGATGCATAAGATTGCGGTAATACCGGGTGATGGAACAGGACCGGAGGTTATCCGGGAGGGGTTAAAAATCTTAGAAGCGGTTAGCGGTATTGCCGGCTTTAAATATGAGACCAAAACCTATGATTTTGGCGGAGAAAGATATCTGAAAACAGGAGAAATCCTGCCTGATTCAGCAATAGAAGAGTTTAAACAAATGGATGCTATCTATTTGGGCGCAGTGGGGCATCCTGATGTAAAGCCGGGAATACTGGAGCAGGGGTTGCTGCTTAAGATACGGTTTTCACTCCAGGAGTATATAAATTTGAGGCCGGTTAAATTATATCCCGGCGTCTGGACTCCACTAAAGGATAAACAGCCGGAGGATATAGATTTTGTGGTAGTTAGAGAAAATACCGAGGGCCTGTATGTGGGTAAAGGTAGTTTTCAAAACAAAGGAACTGCTCAGGAGATAGCTATTCAGCAGTCAGTTAATACCAGAAAAGGTGTTGAGCGCTGCATCCGCTATGCATTTGAATATACAAGAAAAAGAAACGAGGCCAGGAAATTGACTCTTTGCGGCAAGACCAATGTATTGACCTATGCCTGGAATTTATGGGAAAGAACGTTTATTGAACTAGCGCAGCATTATCCGGATATTACCACTGATTATACCCACGTTGATGCTGCCTGTATGTGGATGATCAAAAACCCCGAGTGGTTTGACGTGATTGTTACTGATAATATGTTCGGAGATATAATTACAGACCTCGGCGCAATGATCCAGGGTGGAATGGGGATAGCAGCCGGCGGTAATATCAACCCGGAAGGAATTTCGATGTTTGAACCGATCGGCGGTTCAGCGCCAAAATATACCGGTAAGAATATTATCAACCCCCTGGCCGCTATTTCCGCCTGCCAGATAATGCTGGAGCATCTGGGGGAGAAAAAGGCCGCTGATTTGGTTGAGAAATCAGTTATCAAAGTTACCAGTGAAAAATTAAAAGGCCTGTCAGCTGGAAAGATGGGTTATTCGACAAGCGAAGTCGGAGACCTGGTG carries:
- a CDS encoding 3-isopropylmalate dehydratase small subunit, with the protein product MKLKGKAWTFGDNVNTDDIIPARYLNTTDPGELIRYCMEGVDKDFAAKVKKGDVIVAGENFGCGSSREHAPLAIKGCGIACVIAESFARIFYRNCINIGLPILECRGAKKINQADQIEIDISEGLVNDLTAGLSFNSQPFAEFMKNIIQAGGLMEWIRRKPDA
- a CDS encoding 3-isopropylmalate dehydrogenase, whose product is MHKIAVIPGDGTGPEVIREGLKILEAVSGIAGFKYETKTYDFGGERYLKTGEILPDSAIEEFKQMDAIYLGAVGHPDVKPGILEQGLLLKIRFSLQEYINLRPVKLYPGVWTPLKDKQPEDIDFVVVRENTEGLYVGKGSFQNKGTAQEIAIQQSVNTRKGVERCIRYAFEYTRKRNEARKLTLCGKTNVLTYAWNLWERTFIELAQHYPDITTDYTHVDAACMWMIKNPEWFDVIVTDNMFGDIITDLGAMIQGGMGIAAGGNINPEGISMFEPIGGSAPKYTGKNIINPLAAISACQIMLEHLGEKKAADLVEKSVIKVTSEKLKGLSAGKMGYSTSEVGDLVVKHLS